The Pseudofrankia inefficax genome window below encodes:
- the cynS gene encoding cyanase, with the protein MDRSELTELIVNNRRRKQLSWASVAEAVGRSKEWVTAGCLGQMSFDETEAATLVELLDLPAEAAVLLTEPPYRGSLPTAVPTDPLIYRFYELVAVYGTTFKELIQEEFGDGIMSAIDFRMNIEREPDPAGDRVNISMSGKFLSYRRY; encoded by the coding sequence GTGGATCGGTCCGAACTGACTGAGCTGATCGTCAACAACCGGCGTCGCAAGCAGCTGAGCTGGGCGTCGGTCGCCGAGGCGGTCGGCCGCAGCAAGGAGTGGGTGACCGCCGGCTGCCTGGGCCAGATGTCGTTCGACGAGACCGAGGCCGCGACGCTTGTCGAGTTGCTCGACCTGCCGGCCGAGGCGGCCGTTCTGCTCACCGAGCCGCCCTACCGGGGCTCACTGCCGACCGCCGTTCCGACCGACCCGCTGATCTACCGCTTCTACGAGCTGGTCGCGGTCTACGGGACGACCTTCAAGGAGCTGATCCAGGAGGAGTTCGGCGACGGCATCATGAGCGCGATCGACTTCAGGATGAACATCGAGCGCGAGCCCGACCCAGCCGGTGACCGGGTCAACATCTCGATGAGCGGCAAGTTCCTCTCCTACCGCCGCTACTGA
- a CDS encoding toll/interleukin-1 receptor domain-containing protein, translating to MGNAPEAGSWDFFVSYTAADRAWAEWVAWQLEDSAYRVLIQEWDFVPGSNWYARMQQGTRFARRTIAVLSDAYLSSVYGQQEWQAAQSADPQGFARKLLPVRIEDCPRPGLLGQVVSIDLFDRDADQARRHLLDRVDHAVKGRAKPPTPPRFPATVPAARRAGGPDFPTVDPPRQPDLVPCSIGAPLTGHTAAVWSVAFSPNGRTLATASRDATVRLWDVADPALPEQIAAPLTEHASSVGSVAFSPDGRTLATGSDDGTVRLWDVADPSRPRRAASPLADHRGAVLSVAFSPTQPTLATAGEDATVRLWDVAVPSRPRLAAGPLTDHAGGVSSVAFSPDGRTLAGGGYDRTVWLWDVTDPSQPRRAAAPLGHAGRVLSVAFSPDGHALAAASDDNAVWLWNVTDPARPRQISAPLAPRFGGALSVAFSRDGRILATGNDDSTVWLWDLTYPSPEQIASPLAGHSAWLLSVAFSPDGHTLATGSGDKTVRLWHVG from the coding sequence ATGGGGAATGCGCCGGAGGCGGGGAGCTGGGATTTCTTCGTTTCTTACACCGCCGCCGATCGGGCCTGGGCGGAGTGGGTGGCCTGGCAGTTGGAGGACTCCGCGTACCGGGTGCTGATCCAGGAGTGGGACTTCGTGCCAGGATCGAACTGGTACGCCCGGATGCAGCAGGGGACACGGTTCGCGCGCCGCACGATCGCCGTGCTCTCGGACGCCTACCTATCCTCGGTCTACGGGCAGCAGGAATGGCAGGCGGCGCAGAGTGCCGACCCGCAGGGATTCGCCCGCAAGCTCCTGCCGGTGCGGATCGAGGACTGTCCCCGGCCGGGCCTCCTCGGCCAGGTCGTGTCCATCGACCTGTTCGACCGTGACGCCGACCAGGCTCGACGGCATCTCCTTGACCGCGTCGACCACGCGGTCAAAGGGCGCGCGAAGCCGCCCACCCCGCCGCGTTTCCCGGCCACGGTGCCGGCGGCCCGCCGGGCCGGTGGCCCCGATTTCCCCACCGTCGACCCGCCGCGGCAGCCGGATTTGGTCCCCTGCTCGATTGGCGCCCCGCTGACCGGCCACACGGCCGCGGTGTGGTCGGTGGCCTTCAGCCCCAATGGGCGGACGCTCGCGACCGCCAGCCGCGACGCGACAGTGCGCCTGTGGGACGTCGCGGACCCCGCACTGCCCGAGCAGATCGCCGCCCCACTCACCGAGCATGCCAGTTCTGTGGGCTCCGTCGCCTTCAGCCCCGACGGCCGGACCCTCGCCACCGGCAGCGACGACGGAACCGTCCGGCTGTGGGACGTGGCAGATCCCTCCCGGCCTCGACGGGCCGCGTCGCCGCTCGCCGACCATCGTGGCGCGGTGCTGTCCGTCGCGTTCAGCCCCACGCAGCCGACTCTCGCCACCGCCGGTGAGGACGCCACCGTGCGGCTGTGGGACGTGGCGGTCCCGTCCCGCCCCCGACTGGCCGCCGGCCCGCTCACGGACCATGCGGGCGGGGTGTCCTCGGTCGCGTTCAGCCCCGACGGACGCACCCTCGCCGGCGGCGGCTACGACCGGACGGTGTGGCTGTGGGACGTGACCGATCCGTCCCAGCCCCGCCGGGCCGCCGCCCCGCTTGGTCATGCCGGCCGGGTGCTGTCGGTCGCGTTCAGCCCCGACGGACATGCCCTCGCCGCCGCCAGCGACGACAACGCGGTGTGGTTGTGGAACGTGACGGACCCCGCCCGGCCCCGGCAGATCTCCGCCCCGCTGGCCCCTCGCTTCGGCGGGGCGCTGTCCGTGGCGTTCAGCCGCGACGGGCGAATCCTCGCCACGGGCAACGACGACAGCACCGTCTGGCTGTGGGACCTGACGTATCCGTCCCCAGAACAGATCGCCAGCCCACTCGCTGGCCACAGCGCGTGGCTGTTGTCGGTGGCGTTCAGCCCCGACGGGCACACGCTCGCGACCGGAAGTGGCGACAAGACCGTCCGACTGTGGCACGTCGGCTGA
- the fxsT gene encoding FxSxx-COOH system tetratricopeptide repeat protein, producing MGGLSAGEVAEFAKVFPDLGSAGRVLAASGVPMERLPSWAVTDALGFWSAVSGLLANGLTEGGPAALCAAAVELFPANPVFRAGAAHSGAPVGDVVWSLPWPRNPHFTGREVELSELRSRLVGDGRAVTMPQALHGLGGVGKTQLAVQYAYRHAGDYDLVWWVPAEDPALVLAALVVLAEQVGLAVAGQAEESASEVVNLLRQGRRFPRWLVILDNADAPEDLFGLLSAAGGGGHVLITTRDSGWSRLAGTVGVDVLPRDKSVVFLRERVPRLSVVEAGQIAAAVADLPLALEQAGAWLAETGTPAGVYVDLLNERVSEVMARGVPVDHAPVAATWTVVLRALDESTILLARLWALFGPEPIPVDLIRPEVADLLPPPLNTTARDRLAFRDIVGKLVRTATVRLVAGDMIVMHRLVQSVLVDDMPDRLRPVLLNAARGLLACAHPKDSTRPDGWRWYAQLYPHALAVDLVGADSDEARGFVLALSWALREQGDYPTSRRLLEQAHGRWMSFLGAYHPDTLWAASNLVATLASLGNYPAARILAGDVLIGRRGVLGDDHPDTIRAAGNLAITLRNLGDYEGARPLEEDVLTRLRCLLGDDHPDTIRASDNLASTMRDLEDYPAARTLQEDALARWRALLGDDHPSTIRTANNLANTLWSLKEYPAARTLQEDVLARRQRILGDDHPDTVRAAGNLASTLWSLKEYPAARTLQEDVLARRQRILGDDHPETIRAAASLASTLRSLGERPAARALREDVLARRRRLLGDDHVDTIRSKAALADLDNG from the coding sequence GTGGGTGGCTTGTCGGCGGGTGAGGTCGCGGAGTTCGCGAAGGTGTTCCCGGATTTGGGGTCGGCTGGGCGGGTCCTGGCGGCGTCGGGTGTGCCTATGGAGCGGCTGCCGTCTTGGGCGGTGACGGATGCTCTGGGCTTCTGGTCGGCGGTGTCGGGGCTGCTGGCGAACGGGCTGACCGAGGGCGGCCCGGCGGCCTTGTGTGCGGCGGCCGTAGAGCTGTTTCCGGCGAACCCGGTCTTCCGGGCGGGTGCTGCCCATTCGGGTGCCCCGGTGGGTGATGTCGTGTGGTCGCTGCCGTGGCCGCGCAATCCGCATTTCACTGGCCGGGAGGTAGAGCTGTCAGAGCTGCGGTCCCGGCTGGTGGGGGACGGTCGTGCGGTGACGATGCCGCAGGCCCTGCACGGTCTTGGGGGGGTAGGGAAGACGCAGCTTGCGGTGCAGTACGCCTACCGGCATGCCGGGGACTACGACTTGGTCTGGTGGGTGCCAGCGGAAGATCCGGCGCTGGTGTTGGCGGCCTTGGTGGTATTGGCGGAGCAGGTCGGACTCGCGGTGGCCGGTCAGGCGGAGGAATCCGCAAGTGAAGTGGTGAATCTGCTCCGCCAGGGCCGCCGGTTTCCGCGTTGGCTGGTGATCCTCGACAACGCGGATGCGCCCGAGGATCTGTTCGGGCTGCTGTCGGCGGCCGGCGGAGGTGGGCATGTGCTGATCACTACGCGGGATTCCGGCTGGTCACGGCTGGCGGGCACGGTAGGTGTCGACGTGCTCCCTCGGGATAAGTCTGTCGTCTTCCTGCGCGAGCGGGTTCCGCGGTTGTCGGTGGTGGAGGCGGGGCAGATCGCGGCGGCGGTCGCGGATCTACCGTTGGCGTTGGAACAGGCGGGCGCGTGGCTCGCGGAGACCGGCACGCCCGCCGGGGTCTATGTGGATCTGCTGAATGAGCGAGTGTCGGAGGTCATGGCCCGGGGGGTCCCAGTGGATCACGCCCCGGTGGCCGCGACCTGGACAGTGGTGTTGCGCGCTCTGGATGAGTCCACGATCCTGCTGGCCCGGTTGTGGGCCCTGTTCGGCCCGGAACCGATCCCGGTCGATTTGATCCGGCCCGAGGTCGCCGACCTGCTCCCCCCGCCGCTGAACACCACTGCCCGCGACCGGCTAGCGTTCCGGGACATTGTCGGCAAGCTGGTTCGGACCGCGACCGTACGACTGGTTGCAGGGGACATGATCGTGATGCACCGGCTGGTTCAGTCGGTGTTGGTCGACGACATGCCGGACAGGCTCCGCCCGGTGCTGCTAAATGCCGCCCGCGGGTTGCTCGCCTGCGCTCATCCGAAAGACAGTACGAGGCCGGACGGCTGGCGCTGGTACGCCCAGCTTTATCCCCATGCCCTCGCCGTCGATCTCGTCGGCGCCGACAGCGACGAGGCCAGGGGCTTCGTCTTGGCTCTGAGCTGGGCACTTCGAGAGCAGGGCGACTATCCGACCAGTCGGAGGCTCCTCGAACAGGCCCACGGTCGCTGGATGTCCTTCCTCGGTGCTTACCACCCCGATACCCTCTGGGCCGCGAGCAACCTCGTAGCAACGCTGGCGAGCCTGGGAAATTATCCGGCCGCACGCATCCTGGCAGGAGACGTCCTCATCGGTCGGCGGGGCGTCCTCGGCGACGACCACCCCGACACCATCCGCGCTGCGGGCAACCTCGCGATCACGCTGCGGAACCTGGGGGACTATGAGGGTGCGCGCCCACTGGAGGAGGATGTTCTGACCCGGCTACGTTGCCTCCTAGGCGACGACCACCCCGACACCATCCGCGCTTCGGACAACCTCGCGAGCACCATGCGGGACCTAGAGGACTATCCGGCGGCCCGCACCCTCCAGGAGGACGCGCTTGCTCGGTGGCGGGCCCTACTAGGCGACGACCATCCCAGCACCATCCGAACCGCGAACAACCTCGCGAACACTCTATGGAGCCTGAAAGAGTATCCGGCCGCGCGAACGCTCCAAGAGGATGTTCTTGCCCGGCGGCAGCGGATTCTCGGTGACGACCACCCCGACACCGTCCGCGCTGCGGGCAACCTCGCAAGCACCTTGTGGAGCCTCAAAGAGTATCCGGCCGCCCGCACCCTCCAGGAGGATGTTCTTGCCCGGCGGCAGCGGATTCTCGGCGACGACCACCCCGAAACCATCCGCGCCGCGGCCAGCCTCGCGAGCACCTTGCGGAGCCTCGGGGAGCGTCCGGCTGCCCGAGCCCTGCGAGAGGATGTGCTTGCCCGGCGGCGGCGGCTCCTCGGCGACGACCACGTTGACACGATCCGGAGCAAAGCCGCGCTGGCCGATCTCGACAACGGTTGA
- a CDS encoding YciI family protein has protein sequence MQYALLIYNTEESTPAERQAIEAGVAPVLARPYVTSWARLHAPPTATTVRGQDGETLLTDGPFVDTKEFLGGLIVIEVDNLDEALAVAAELQALRTSGAIEVRPVRDEAPGGG, from the coding sequence GTGCAGTACGCCCTGCTGATCTACAACACCGAGGAGTCGACCCCCGCGGAGCGACAGGCGATCGAGGCCGGGGTGGCGCCCGTCCTCGCCCGCCCCTACGTGACGAGCTGGGCGCGCCTGCACGCCCCGCCGACCGCCACGACCGTGCGCGGGCAGGACGGCGAGACCCTGCTGACCGACGGGCCCTTCGTCGACACCAAGGAGTTCCTCGGCGGCCTGATCGTCATCGAGGTCGACAACCTCGACGAGGCGCTCGCCGTGGCGGCCGAGCTCCAGGCACTGCGGACCTCGGGTGCGATCGAGGTGCGACCGGTCCGGGACGAGGCCCCCGGTGGCGGTTGA
- a CDS encoding helix-turn-helix transcriptional regulator: MARPTARVLALLESLQSGGTHTVAALAARLEVDERTVRRYVDQLRDLDVPVRSVRGRHGGYRLAPGYRLPPLMLTESEALAVLLGLVAGQRAGLVTTADPAAESAAAKLRRVLPEALGRRLAALLETIEFTAPARHTVATTETDVLLLMAEAARDRRPVSISYTASDGRHSARTVYPYGIVAHSGRWYVTGADSVSGEVRTFRLDRISLPRVLHGSFDVPAGFDPADQVLAGIAGAPRRHEVSLRVRGTADEVRARLPTGIATVGPLDGDEPPGPSTDQWVGVRIRAERLDWIPPLIAGLGRPFVIDRPDELRDLMSAYGRQLAAQASVTTPDLGDDCPTGAAAG, from the coding sequence ATGGCCCGGCCGACCGCGCGCGTGCTCGCCCTGCTGGAGAGCCTCCAGTCCGGCGGAACCCACACCGTCGCCGCGCTGGCGGCCCGGCTTGAGGTGGACGAGCGCACGGTGCGCCGCTACGTCGACCAGCTGCGTGATCTCGACGTCCCGGTGCGTTCCGTGCGCGGCCGGCACGGCGGCTACCGTCTGGCGCCGGGGTATCGGCTGCCGCCCCTGATGCTCACCGAGTCCGAGGCGCTCGCCGTCCTGCTGGGCCTGGTCGCGGGCCAACGGGCGGGCCTGGTGACCACGGCCGACCCGGCGGCCGAGAGCGCCGCCGCCAAACTGCGTCGCGTCCTTCCGGAGGCGCTGGGCCGCCGGCTGGCCGCGCTGCTGGAGACCATCGAGTTCACCGCGCCGGCCCGCCACACGGTCGCCACGACCGAGACGGACGTCCTGTTGCTGATGGCCGAGGCCGCGCGGGACCGCCGGCCCGTCTCGATCAGCTATACGGCCTCCGACGGGCGGCACAGTGCGCGCACGGTCTACCCGTACGGGATCGTGGCCCATTCCGGCCGCTGGTATGTCACCGGAGCCGACTCCGTGAGCGGAGAGGTCCGCACCTTTCGGCTCGACCGGATCAGCCTGCCTCGGGTGCTGCACGGCTCGTTCGACGTTCCGGCCGGCTTCGACCCCGCCGACCAGGTTCTGGCCGGGATCGCGGGGGCGCCGCGTCGGCACGAGGTCTCGCTGCGCGTGCGGGGGACGGCCGACGAGGTGCGCGCCCGGCTTCCGACGGGCATCGCGACCGTCGGCCCGCTCGACGGCGACGAGCCGCCGGGGCCGTCGACCGACCAGTGGGTCGGAGTCCGAATCCGGGCCGAGCGGCTGGACTGGATCCCGCCGCTGATCGCCGGCCTGGGCCGCCCGTTCGTCATCGACCGACCAGACGAGCTGCGCGACCTGATGTCCGCCTACGGCCGGCAGCTCGCCGCCCAGGCCAGCGTTACCACGCCTGACCTCGGCGACGACTGCCCTACCGGCGCCGCCGCCGGGTGA
- a CDS encoding RNA polymerase sigma factor gives MAVDAVFRDHWGRVVATLVGMFRDVELAEDVAQEAFALAAERWPRDGEPGNPTAWLITTARNRAIDQLRRQRVLAEKTRLIAHERTEHLEPAMDEPTAFRDERLELIFTCCHPALSREAQVALTLRTLGGLSTEEIARAFLTPFDTMSKRLTRAKHKIRDARIPFAVPADHQLPDRLTAVLVTVYLIFNEGWGDGRVDLAAEAIRLGRALVELMPDEAEALGLLALMLLNDARRAARVRDGVLVPLDEQDRSLWDERQLAAGRELLERAVARHGAGTYVIQAAIADLHLRQPRDWHQIAALYETLARRTGSPVVELNRAVAVAELDGPAAGLALLDTLTLDGYRYYHSTRADLLRRAGRTGDARTAYARAVALAETEPERQFLARRLAELD, from the coding sequence GTGGCGGTTGACGCGGTCTTTCGCGATCACTGGGGGAGGGTGGTCGCGACGCTGGTCGGGATGTTCCGGGACGTCGAGCTGGCCGAGGACGTCGCCCAGGAGGCCTTCGCGCTCGCGGCGGAGCGCTGGCCCCGGGACGGGGAGCCCGGCAACCCGACCGCCTGGCTGATCACGACGGCCCGCAACCGCGCGATCGACCAGCTCCGCCGGCAGCGGGTGCTCGCCGAGAAGACCCGGCTGATCGCCCACGAGCGGACCGAGCACCTGGAGCCGGCGATGGACGAACCGACGGCCTTCCGTGACGAGCGCCTTGAGCTGATCTTCACGTGCTGCCACCCGGCGCTGTCCCGGGAGGCGCAGGTCGCGCTAACGCTGCGGACGCTGGGCGGCCTGTCGACCGAGGAGATCGCGCGGGCGTTCCTGACCCCGTTCGACACGATGAGCAAGCGCCTGACTCGCGCCAAGCACAAGATCCGGGACGCGCGGATCCCGTTCGCCGTGCCGGCGGACCATCAGCTGCCCGACCGGCTCACGGCCGTCCTCGTCACCGTCTACCTGATCTTCAACGAGGGCTGGGGCGACGGCCGGGTCGACCTCGCGGCCGAGGCCATCCGGCTGGGCCGGGCGTTGGTGGAGCTCATGCCCGACGAGGCGGAGGCCCTCGGGCTGCTGGCCCTGATGCTGCTCAACGACGCCCGCCGCGCCGCGCGTGTACGTGACGGCGTACTGGTCCCGCTGGACGAGCAGGACCGGTCGTTGTGGGACGAACGGCAGCTCGCCGCCGGCCGCGAGTTGCTGGAGCGCGCGGTCGCCCGCCACGGCGCCGGGACCTACGTCATCCAGGCGGCCATCGCCGACCTGCACCTGCGGCAACCCCGGGACTGGCACCAGATCGCCGCCCTCTACGAGACGCTCGCCCGGCGGACCGGATCGCCGGTCGTCGAGCTCAACCGCGCCGTCGCGGTCGCGGAGCTGGACGGCCCCGCCGCGGGCCTCGCCCTGCTCGACACCCTCACGCTCGACGGCTACCGCTACTACCACTCGACCCGGGCCGACCTCCTGCGTCGCGCCGGGCGAACGGGCGACGCCCGGACGGCGTATGCCCGCGCCGTCGCGCTCGCCGAGACCGAGCCCGAACGTCAGTTCCTCGCGCGTCGCCTCGCGGAGCTGGACTGA
- a CDS encoding VOC family protein has protein sequence MRFVSIRIITDDVPRLVAFYEQVTETTATWSADVFAELVTPSFTLAIASSRTVALFGAGSAEAGANRTVIAEFLVDDVDAEYERIKAVTTDFVNTPTTMPWGNRALLFRDPDGNLVNLFTPVTPEAIAKFGHTASNAR, from the coding sequence ATGCGTTTCGTCTCGATCCGGATCATCACCGACGACGTCCCGCGGCTCGTCGCGTTCTACGAGCAGGTCACCGAAACGACGGCCACCTGGTCGGCCGACGTCTTCGCCGAGCTGGTCACGCCGTCGTTCACACTGGCGATCGCCAGCTCGCGCACCGTGGCGCTGTTCGGAGCGGGCTCGGCCGAGGCCGGCGCCAACCGTACGGTGATCGCCGAGTTCCTGGTCGACGACGTCGACGCCGAGTACGAGCGGATCAAGGCCGTGACCACGGACTTCGTCAACACGCCGACGACCATGCCCTGGGGCAACCGCGCGCTACTGTTCCGCGACCCCGACGGGAACCTGGTCAACCTGTTCACTCCGGTCACCCCGGAGGCCATCGCCAAGTTCGGCCACACGGCGAGCAACGCCCGGTAG
- a CDS encoding SRPBCC domain-containing protein — MIIHQEALIDASPADVYEVLTDGQKFAAATGMPARLGDREGETFSIFDGRVEGRQVELVRGERIVQAWRFGAAHPSCWDAGVYSVVRFTLAAQEGGTRFVIDHTGVPAEWLEHISGGYPTFYQQPLERYFAALARS; from the coding sequence ATGATCATTCACCAGGAAGCGCTGATCGACGCCAGCCCGGCGGACGTCTACGAGGTGCTGACCGACGGCCAGAAGTTCGCGGCCGCGACCGGCATGCCCGCGCGGCTCGGCGACCGGGAGGGCGAGACGTTCTCGATCTTCGACGGCCGGGTGGAGGGCCGCCAGGTCGAGCTGGTCCGCGGCGAGCGCATCGTGCAGGCCTGGCGGTTCGGCGCCGCGCACCCGTCGTGCTGGGACGCCGGCGTCTACTCGGTCGTCCGGTTCACGCTCGCCGCGCAGGAGGGCGGCACCCGCTTCGTCATCGACCACACCGGCGTGCCAGCCGAGTGGCTCGAGCACATTTCCGGCGGCTACCCGACCTTCTACCAGCAGCCGCTGGAGCGTTATTTCGCCGCGCTGGCCCGGTCATAA
- a CDS encoding DUF1206 domain-containing protein yields the protein MTQVAAPARRAANSNVMAGFARFGLAARGFSYLVIGWLAVEIARGHGHEQANQKGALADLARHSYGLTLLWLLGLGFAAYSIWRLSEAAFGVTGEGRKAGPRIQSLFRGIAYAVLCVTTFSFIAGRPGQDQSQQQATFTARLLRHTGGQWLVAIVGLAVVAVGIALIVEGVTRTFTKHLRMRELRGATRTAVVRLGMVGTIARGAVFALAGGLVVDAAITVNPQRSTGLDGALRTLADRAYGPWILGAFAAGLIAFGLYGFACARWART from the coding sequence ATGACGCAGGTCGCCGCGCCGGCCCGCCGGGCCGCGAACAGCAACGTCATGGCCGGGTTCGCCCGGTTCGGGCTCGCTGCGCGTGGGTTCTCCTATCTGGTCATCGGGTGGCTCGCTGTCGAGATCGCCCGCGGGCACGGCCATGAACAGGCGAACCAGAAAGGCGCGCTCGCGGATCTTGCCCGGCATTCCTACGGGCTGACCCTGTTGTGGCTGCTCGGCCTGGGCTTCGCCGCGTACTCGATCTGGCGGCTGAGCGAGGCCGCCTTCGGCGTCACGGGTGAAGGGCGCAAGGCCGGGCCTCGGATTCAGTCCCTGTTCCGGGGCATCGCCTACGCGGTGCTCTGCGTGACCACGTTCAGCTTCATCGCGGGACGGCCGGGCCAGGACCAGTCCCAGCAGCAGGCCACCTTCACCGCGCGCCTGTTGCGGCACACCGGCGGCCAGTGGCTGGTCGCGATCGTGGGCCTCGCCGTCGTCGCGGTCGGCATCGCGCTCATCGTCGAGGGCGTCACGCGGACGTTCACCAAGCACCTGCGGATGCGGGAACTGCGCGGGGCGACCCGCACCGCCGTCGTCAGGCTCGGAATGGTCGGGACGATCGCCCGCGGAGCGGTCTTCGCGCTGGCGGGCGGCCTCGTCGTCGACGCCGCGATCACCGTCAACCCGCAGCGGTCGACCGGCCTGGACGGGGCACTGCGAACCCTCGCGGACCGCGCCTACGGGCCCTGGATCCTCGGCGCCTTCGCGGCCGGCCTCATCGCCTTCGGCCTCTACGGCTTCGCCTGCGCCCGCTGGGCCAGGACCTGA